gtgaattaagaatttattccaaccagaccagagtggtgattgttggaacagtggaatgatgaaccaagacggctttcgGTAGTTTCATTtggtttctgtccactttgaatgaagtgtgttttacgatgataaaagtagtgattatttacatggagtctggtgggttcgGTGATGGTGATTTGGGGGCTGTGTCATGTTAAAATCTTTACCTGATCCAGCGAGTTGAGTGTCAGCTGCTGTCCGTTGCCTGGGACCACAGCTTTGACTGGGTTGAAAATGACCTGCAGTCCGTCTCTGTCTCGCTCCGTCACCTCCTCGCCCTCGCCGAGCAGCAGCCCGTACCTCAGCTGGCGCAGCGGCCGGGACATCAGGTGACAGCTGGGCATGTTCCCGTGCTCCACGGGGTAGTTGAGCGTGATCCTGCGCATCACCAGGGCGTCCAGGATGTCTGACGTCAGCCGGGCCTGGGTCAGCGGCAGCCGGACCCAGTCTGGGACACGACCCGCCACCTTTTAGGACACCACCAACAGCAAACTCTCAAACAAACAACCTTATATTACTTATATTTTATCTAGGGGTGTAATGATATCAGTTCAATAATCCACAATCCATGTATTGTCTGTAAGAGTCCCCTTTATTTTAgatttccattttattatttatagtttCTTTGTAATTGCAATGTCTGGAAGAGCTGAGCTGAGCTGTTATGTGATGTACACCACCAGGTATATGATCTGTCAAACAGTCTGGGACCTACATGTCTTTTAGTTTCCATAAATTATTTGATCAATTGgcttagttgtttggtctctaaaatatCATACAAATTGTTTAAagtgtggatcagtgtttcccaaaaaagcccaagacgacgtcctcagatgtcttgttttgtccccaactcaaacattttcactttcctgtcccagaggagagaagacactagaacatattcacatttaacaagctgacatcacACAAGTGTTAACCTGGTTGACTCGAACCGATTAATCCCAACCGTTGGCGATACACTTAACAGCTGACTAATTTAAACCCTTTGCAGCTCAAAAAACTATGATTTAGCTCAATATGCTGCAAAGGAGGAAgtgccttaaagctgcattatacctgatctccagcagggggggggggNNNNNNNNNNNNNNNNNNNNNNNNNNNNNNNNNNNNNNNNNNNNNNNNNNNNNNNNNNNNNNNNNNNNNNNNNNNNNNNNNNNNNNNNNNNNNNNNNNNNNNNNNNNNNNNNNNNNNNNNNNNNNNNNNNNNNNNNNNNNNNNNNNNNNNNNNNNNNNNNNNNNNNNNNNNNNNNNNNNNNNNNNNNNNNNNNNNNNNNNNNNNNNNNNNNNNNNNNNNNNNNNNNNNNNNNNNNNNNNNNNNNNNNNNNNNNNNNNNNNNNNNNNNNNNNNNNNNNNNNNNNNNNNNNNNNNNNNNNNNNNNNNNNNNNNNNNNNNNNNNNNNNNGGGGGGGGGAGACTgtgtttctatagaagtctgtgagaaagtgacccCCTTCTCACATGATTTATTACTCGctcaacattttcataatgagtttatgtctcaatcgctagtttgaagtcttctgcaacacagaatgatgttaaTTTATAGAATTATGGTCTTGATGATTGTAattaatattatacagtctatggttgcacCCCTAATTGATAAGGTTTCCTATGTCCCccaactctgacatctctccattagtgcatgtgtgtgtagttcaagtcagtgtgtaataacaacaataacaacagtgtcaattgtaatttccccttgtgggactaataaatcacacattataattattattattatgtcctAATCTGATCGTTAAAGGGTTTTTTTACCTCTTCCACAGCTGGGAACGGAGGCACCACCCCATGGATGAAGAACTCTTTCAGGGAGCTGGGGGGGAGTTTGTACTCCTCCACGCCCAGATGTAGATCTTGCAGCAGCTCCTTCTTTTTGTCCTCGCTCAGTCCTCCCATCAGCCCCAGCGCCGCCCCGAAGGCACCCCGCGGCTCGCTGAAGGACCTCAGCCAGCGGAGCAGCCCCTCCAGGTGCCTTGTCTTCCAGTAGGCGTCTGGACCGGCGAACTGAGCCCACTTGATGGGCGACTCGCTCCTCTGCAGCTTCACGTAGTCGTTCCCTGCCAGTACGGCGAAGGCGGGCAGGATCTGGGGCTGGATCTGGAAGAAGTTGCAGAAGCTGGATGTGGTGTAGCCCTTGCAGGGGATGTAGCGCTGCGAGCCGGTCCCTTGTACCGCCTCCCACTGGAAGTGGGATATGGGCAGCAGCCCCACCGGCCCCGGCAGGTCGAAGATGAAGAAGTCGCTGTCTACAGACAGCACCGGGCACCGCCACTCGCTGGCCAGGGCCGCGATCTCCTGGTCAGCTTCTCCGTAGCACCTTGCCACCTGGACCTTCAGCCTCGCCAGCGTCTGTGTGAAGACTATATTGGCCAGCTGTGGCAGGATGCCCTGGTGACTGCCCTCCACGGCCGCTTTATGGGCTTTATTGACGCGATCTGTGTTTCTTTCGGTCACAGTTTCCAGCTTCTTGTCCGTGTAGTCCAAGCCTCCGTCCAGCACCACGTACGGTGTGATCTGGCAGTCTCTGAGGGCTTTGACGAACTTCTCAATCAACGCTTCGTACGCAGCGTACTCACCGCCGTGATTCTGGTCCAGACCTAGAAGTACAggtacttgtgttaaaaaatactctggtagaAGTACCGATTTAACTTCTTTAGAGTAggtctgtaaattatagagcggtctagacttgctctatctgtaaattatagagcggtctagacctgctccatctgtaaattatagagcggtctagacctgctctacctgtaaattatagagtggtctagacctgctctatctgtcaattatagagtggtctagacctgctctatctctcaattatagagaggtctagacctgctctatctgtcaaTTATAgaacggtctagacctgctctatctgtcaattatagagcggtctagacctgctctatctgtaaattatagagaggtctagacctgctctatctgtcaattatagagaggtctagacctgctctatctgtaaattatagagtggtctagacctgctctatctgtaaattatagagtggtctagacctgctctatctgtcaattatagagaggtctagacctgctctatctgtcaattatagagcggtctagacctgctctacctgtaaaacGTCCTGAGATCACTCTCGTTaggaattgatactataaataaaatctcAATTTTTGTTGCAGGTGTGTTAATTGTTTGGACAACAGAAGCAGGTAGCATGCAGGTATGTACACACACCTGTTAAATGAGTCAGCTGCCAAGTATTCTGGAATCTAAACTCATGAAAGCGCCAACGTTGTCCAGATGAAACCTGTTTGGACTTCATGGCGATACAACCACCTAGCAACGGCTTTAAGAAATATCTGACAACAGAGCAGCAGAGATCAATCGCTCAGCTCGTCATTATGTTCTCGTCTCTTCTCCTATATGCATAGATACATATATCTCCtataactacccaattgtaattccccaaaataacatgattgattccacccaaaggtctttcattaattttgggtcttattcaattttatagcattgtaaaacaaatggaagtgtttttgaaatagtattgagtaaaagttgacatattccagtctgtgattatcatcaacatccattcctttaattagtataactgtgaaactaaagttaataagttagtgttacgcagtgttgaaaacgtcaaagaaAGTGAGGAACATGAtgaataaaaaggataaaaacgtaattaaaagttaaaaacatcgataaaaagcatcaacagaagAGCTGATTTTCAtctttgacgggaagacaacacgagggttaaagaacaTTATCAGTGAAGGATTTATACTTCTAACAGAGTATTTATTAAGCTACTTTAAttgaagtaaaggatctaagTACTCCCCCCCCCCGCTGGTCCTGTATTGGTGCTCCTACCTGAGTCAAAGTACAGCAGGTGGAGGATGCCGCTGCCGTCAATCACCAGCCGGCTCTGCCTGAACTCTACTTCCACGTAGATGTTCTGGTGATGCTCCAACAGATTGTACAGTCCCTGGACCCCCATCGTCTCTCTGGGATCTGGTTTCGGGGCTCTGGGT
The genomic region above belongs to Etheostoma cragini isolate CJK2018 chromosome 6, CSU_Ecrag_1.0, whole genome shotgun sequence and contains:
- the LOC117945909 gene encoding protein asteroid homolog 1-like is translated as MGVQGLYNLLEHHQNIYVEVEFRQSRLVIDGSGILHLLYFDSGLDQNHGGEYAAYEALIEKFVKALRDCQITPYVVLDGGLDYTDKKLETVTERNTDRVNKAHKAAVEGSHQGILPQLANIVFTQTLARLKVQVARCYGEADQEIAALASEWRCPVLSVDSDFFIFDLPGPVGLLPISHFQWEAVQGTGSQRYIPCKGYTTSSFCNFFQIQPQILPAFAVLAGNDYVKLQRSESPIKWAQFAGPDAYWKTRHLEGLLRWLRSFSEPRGAFGAALGLMGGLSEDKKKELLQDLHLGVEEYKLPPSSLKEFFIHGVVPPFPAVEEVAGRVPDWVRLPLTQARLTSDILDALVMRRITLNYPVEHGNMPSCHLMSRPLRQLRYGLLLGEGEEVTERDRDGLQVIFNPVKAVVPGNGQQLTLNSLDQADPSLRLQVLLEALGMTKASLSVLPPQLRLPVAATCYWRSAQPRADGKLLKALLLGLSNGDTLSQRAALQLPNHQGGQNLDVGVVHAINQWQSCLKVSIQLNQLLGNPLPEPPIARLFEGTLTHQLVHRMRSGENMESFLNEPSSARLYHTMETVVHQGAPAELEQ